Proteins from a single region of Balaenoptera acutorostrata chromosome 16, mBalAcu1.1, whole genome shotgun sequence:
- the ECD gene encoding protein ecdysoneless homolog, protein MEENMKFATVEDTVEYCLFLIPDEPRDPEEHREILQKYIENIMTQFAPMLVPYIWQNQPFNLKYKPGKGGVPAHIFGMTKFGDNIEDEWFIVYIVKQITKEFPELVARIEDNDGEFLLIEAADFLPKWLDPDNSANRVFFHHGELCIIPAPKKPEAVSWLPTTVQTISQALNIISTQPEKILASESIRAAVNRRIRGYPEKIKASLHQAHCFLPAGIVAVLKQRPRLVAAGVQAFYLRDPIDLRACRIFKTFLPETRIMTSVTFTKCLYAQLVQQRFMPDLRSGYKLPPPSHPQYRAHELGMKLAHGFEILCSKCSPHFSDAKKSLVTTSPLWAGFLESLKKNDYFKGLIEGSAQYQERLEMAKNYFQLSINRPESSHAMSPGEEILTLLQTIPFDIEELKKEEANLPPEDDDQWLDLSPDQLDQLLQEAAGKKEPEPVSKGQEENYDLTQVSESMKAFISKVSTHKGAELPREHSETPVTFDADSFLNYLDKILGSRPHDSDSDDLDEEDSECLDSDDDLDLETQEPGEETSVKGTLDDLKSYMAQMDQELAHTSIGKSFTTRKQMEPLSQTASNNSEEEDSGAGGSVMTPVDVDLNLVSNVLESYSSQAGLAGPASNLLQSMGVQLPDSADHRPVSKPTKD, encoded by the exons atggaggaaaatatgAAGTTTGCTACAGTGGAAGACACTGTAGAATACTGCCTGTTCCTGATACCAGACGAACCAAGGGACCCAGAAGAACACAGAGAGATTCTTCAAAAGTACATTGAGAATATAATGACCCAGTTTGCACCTATGCTGGTCCCCTATATCTGGCAGAATCAGCCTTTCAATCTCAAATATAAACCTGGGAAAG gAGGTGTTCCTGCTCATATATTTGGCATGACAAAGTTTGGAGATAACATTGAGGATGAATGGTTTATTGTTTATATAGTAAAGCAAATTACAAAGGAATTTCCAGAGTTAGTAGCAAG GATTGAAGACAATGACGGTGAATTTTTGTTAATAGAAGCTGCTGACTTTCTCCCTAAATGGTTGGATCCTGATAATAGTGCCAATAGG GTGTTTTTCCATCATGGCGAGTTATGCATTATTCCTGCACCAAAGAAACCTGAAGCAGTATCCTGGTTACCCACCACAGTCCAAACAATCTCACAAGCACTGAATATAATCTCAACACAACCAGAAAAAATTTTGGCTTCAGAATCTATACGAGCTGCTGTGAATAGACGCATCAGAGG ATACCCAGAAAAAATTAAAGCCTCCCTTCATCAAGCACACTGCTTCCTTCCAGCCGGCATTGTAGCAGTGCTAAAGCAGCGCCCCAGATTGGTGGCTGCAGGAGTCCAGGCATTTTACCTGCGGGACCCCATTGACCTGCGAGCCTGTCGTATATTCAAGACATTCTTGCCTGAAACACGAATAATGACTTCG GTCACTTTCACTAAATGTCTGTATGCACAGTTGGTGCAACAAAGGTTTATGCCAGACCTGCGGAGTGGATACAAGCTGCCTCCTCCATCTCATCCCCAATACCGAGCCCACGAATTGGGCATGAAGTTG GCTCATGGATTTGAGATCTTATGCTCCAAATGTAGCCCACATTTTTCTGACGCCAAGAAATCTCTTGTGACTACCTCACCGCTCTGGGCTGGCTTCCTTGaaagtctgaaaaagaatgattACTTTAAG ggaCTGATAGAAGGTTCTGCTCAGTACCAGGAAAGGCTAGAAATGGCAAAGAACTACTTCCAACTCTCCATAAACCGGCCAGAAAG CTCTCATGCTATGAGCCCAGGTGAAGAAATCTTAACGTTATTACAGACAATACCATTTGATATAGAAGAGCTTAAGAAAGAAGAAGCTAATCTTCCCCCAGAAGATG ATGACCAGTGGTTAGATCTCTCACCAGATCAGCTGGACCAGCTGCTGCAGGAAGCTGCTGGTAAAAAAGAACCAGAGCCCGTTTCCAAGGGGCAGGAGGAGAACTATGACTTAACTCAAGTCTCAGAGAGCATGAAAGCTTTCATATCCAAAGTCTCAACCCACAAAGGAGCAGAGCTGCCTCG AGAACATTCTGAGACTCCGGTCACTTTTGATGCAGattcttttctgaattatttgGATAAGATCTTAG GTTCAAGGCCCCATGACTCAGACTCTGATGATCTGGATGAGGAAGACTCTGAATGTTTAGATAGTGATGATGACTTGGATCTTGAGACACAGGAGCCTGGGGAAGAAACATCTGTAAAAGGAACTCTTGATGATCTCAAGTCATACATGGCCCAGATGGACCAGGAACTCGCACATACCAGCATTGGCAAAAGTTTCACCACCCGGAAGCAaatg GAGCCTCTATCCCAGACTGCCAGTAACAATTCAGAGGAGGAAGATTCTGGTGCAGGAGGATCTGTTATGACACCGGTGGATGTAGACCTGAACCTGGTTTCAAACGTACTGGAATCCTATAGTTCCCAAGCTGGACTGGCAGGACCTGCTTCCAACCTTTTACAAAGCATGGGTGTGCAGCTGCCTGACAGCGCTGATCACAGACCCGTAAGTAAGCCAACAAAAGATTAG
- the NUDT13 gene encoding NAD(P)H pyrophosphatase NUDT13, mitochondrial isoform X2 — translation MSLYCGITRRRKSFWCCRLLSTYVTKTRYLSELKEDDDACKKAQQTGAFYLFHNLAPLLQKSEHQYLAPQHSLLASLQKPEMETELKGSFIGLRKALFQLNVKDASLLSTAQALLRWHDAHQFCSRSGQPTKKNVAGSKRVCPSNKIIYYPQMTPVVITLVSDGTRCLLARQSSFPKGMYSALAGFCDIGESLEEAVRREVAEEVGLEVERLQYSASQHWPFPNGALMIACHATVKPGQTEIQMNLRELEAAAWFSHDEVATALRKDNPSYQQQNGAFPFWLPPKLAIAHQLIKEWVEKPTCSILPA, via the exons ATGTCCCTGTATTGTGGAATTACTCGCAGGAGAAAATCTTTTTGGTGCTGTAGGCTGCTGTCAACCTATGTCACTAAGACACG GTATTTATCTGAGCTGAAGGAAGATGATGATGCATGTAAAAAAGCCCAGCAGACAGGAGCATTTTACCTCTTTCATAACCTGGCTCCTTTGCTTCAGAAATCAGAACATCAATACCTGGCCCCCCAGCACAGCCTATTAG ctTCCTTACAGAAACCTGAAATGGAGACAGAGCTCAAAGGGTCTTTCATTGGGCTGAGGAAGGCTCTCTTTCAGCTGAATGTGAAGGATGCCTCCTTGCTCTCCACG GCTCAGGCTCTTCTCCGTTGGCATGATGCTCATCAGTTCTGCAGCAGAAGTGGGCAGCCCACCAAGAAGAATGTGGCTGGCAGCAAGCGTGTGTGCCCTTCCAATAAGATCATCTATTATCCACAG ATGACTCCTGTGGTGATCACTCTGGTGTCAGATGGGACTCGATGCCTGCTTGCCCGCCAGAGTTCCTTTCCCAAGGGAATGTATTCTGCCTTGGCAGGTTTTTGTGATATAG GTGAAAGTCTGGAAGAGGCTGTCCGGCGAGAAGTTGCAGAAGAGGTGGGATTGGAGGTGGAAAGACTGCAATACTCTGCATCTCAGCACTGGCCCTTTCCTAATGGCGCACTTATGATTGCTTGTCATGCAACTGTGAAACCAGGGCAGACAGAG ATCCAGATGAACTTGAGAGAACTAGAAGCAGCTGCCTGGTTCAGTCATGATGAGGTGGCCACAGCCCTGAGGAAAGACAACCCATCTTATCAGCAACAGAATGGGGCTTTCCCATTCTGGTTGCCCCCCAAGTTAGCCATTGCCCACCAACTGATAAAGGAGTGGGTGGAAAAACCGACCTGTTCTATCCTGCCTGCTTAG
- the NUDT13 gene encoding NAD(P)H pyrophosphatase NUDT13, mitochondrial isoform X1 has product MSLYCGITRRRKSFWCCRLLSTYVTKTRYLSELKEDDDACKKAQQTGAFYLFHNLAPLLQKSEHQYLAPQHSLLELERLLGKFGQDMQTIEDSVLIGCSEQQEAWFALDLGLNSSSSINASLQKPEMETELKGSFIGLRKALFQLNVKDASLLSTAQALLRWHDAHQFCSRSGQPTKKNVAGSKRVCPSNKIIYYPQMTPVVITLVSDGTRCLLARQSSFPKGMYSALAGFCDIGESLEEAVRREVAEEVGLEVERLQYSASQHWPFPNGALMIACHATVKPGQTEIQMNLRELEAAAWFSHDEVATALRKDNPSYQQQNGAFPFWLPPKLAIAHQLIKEWVEKPTCSILPA; this is encoded by the exons ATGTCCCTGTATTGTGGAATTACTCGCAGGAGAAAATCTTTTTGGTGCTGTAGGCTGCTGTCAACCTATGTCACTAAGACACG GTATTTATCTGAGCTGAAGGAAGATGATGATGCATGTAAAAAAGCCCAGCAGACAGGAGCATTTTACCTCTTTCATAACCTGGCTCCTTTGCTTCAGAAATCAGAACATCAATACCTGGCCCCCCAGCACAGCCTATTAG AGTTGGAAAGGCTCCTGGGTAAGTTTGGGCAGGACATGCAAACAATAGAAGATTCCGTGCTAATTGGATGCTCCGAACAGCAAGAAGCATGGTTTGCTCTGGATCTAGGTCTAAATAGCTCCTCTTCCATAAATG ctTCCTTACAGAAACCTGAAATGGAGACAGAGCTCAAAGGGTCTTTCATTGGGCTGAGGAAGGCTCTCTTTCAGCTGAATGTGAAGGATGCCTCCTTGCTCTCCACG GCTCAGGCTCTTCTCCGTTGGCATGATGCTCATCAGTTCTGCAGCAGAAGTGGGCAGCCCACCAAGAAGAATGTGGCTGGCAGCAAGCGTGTGTGCCCTTCCAATAAGATCATCTATTATCCACAG ATGACTCCTGTGGTGATCACTCTGGTGTCAGATGGGACTCGATGCCTGCTTGCCCGCCAGAGTTCCTTTCCCAAGGGAATGTATTCTGCCTTGGCAGGTTTTTGTGATATAG GTGAAAGTCTGGAAGAGGCTGTCCGGCGAGAAGTTGCAGAAGAGGTGGGATTGGAGGTGGAAAGACTGCAATACTCTGCATCTCAGCACTGGCCCTTTCCTAATGGCGCACTTATGATTGCTTGTCATGCAACTGTGAAACCAGGGCAGACAGAG ATCCAGATGAACTTGAGAGAACTAGAAGCAGCTGCCTGGTTCAGTCATGATGAGGTGGCCACAGCCCTGAGGAAAGACAACCCATCTTATCAGCAACAGAATGGGGCTTTCCCATTCTGGTTGCCCCCCAAGTTAGCCATTGCCCACCAACTGATAAAGGAGTGGGTGGAAAAACCGACCTGTTCTATCCTGCCTGCTTAG